The following nucleotide sequence is from Triticum dicoccoides isolate Atlit2015 ecotype Zavitan chromosome 7B, WEW_v2.0, whole genome shotgun sequence.
CCAGGCAGTTGCATCCCTTCCAGCTCGTCTGGCTCACCGACGTCCGGACGGCTATGGCCATGGCAGCATGGATCTGCGTCCCTCCAGTCCCTGCTTGCCGGCGTTGCTGATCGTCGTCGCCCCATCCGCTTGTGGCTTGCTTCGCCGTCTGCCCTACTCTGTACAACTCAAAGCCCCCGTTTTCGCTAGATCCAACGCTTGTGGGTCGGGAAGCGGTGCCACCATCTGACAGCAGGTGCAGCCCCGCCAACCCCCCTTCCGACATGGTGGCTCCGACCAGCGTGGGCTTCCTCATCTCTGACCCCAGATACGACGGCTATGGGATTGTTCAGCCTCAGGCCAAGGAGAAATTCTTGCTCGGCTTGCCGATGCTGGCAGCGACGGCGTTTGCGGATGTCGTTTTCCTTCTTAGAGGCGCTGCCAAGGTCCTCAGTTGCGTCCCTCTTCGagctcaggggaaaccctaggtctggTTCCTCCGGACCGGATGGCGACGGCGTCTTGGCGTCgacttccttcttgaaggcgttatcTTGTTTGCTCGTGGTGTCTCCGGTTCTGGCTTAGGTGATGTTGGAATTCTTGCTGGTTCGGCATTGCCATTCTTGGTTCGGGTTTGGTAGGTTTAGCTGTGATGTATCCCTTGTTCGGACTGAGCATCCCTTGTGTCTCTGCTCCAGACACCATGTTCACGTCTGTATGCATTCGTGTCATGTGTTGTACCTCTATTTGTACTAATTCTACTCCTTCTATCAATGTAATGAtatgcaagctttgcgtattcgcgaaaaaaaaaaCTTCACCAAAAATAAAGATAGTTCGTGTCTGAGATTCAATTAGTATTACTAACAACATGATTGTGTAAAAAGAAGTGATGATCATTGCTGTACCGTTTTGATTCTAAAATGGTGATGCATCTCACACAATATTTTAAATAGCGTGCTACAAAATATAGTGAGGCCCTTCTCTAAATGCTACACAAGTTAGAGCGCGTTAATAGCGTAATATATTTCAAAATAGCGTTTGCAAAAAATCAAATATATCTAAAAATAAAGTATTTAAGCAACTAAACATTTCATAGGAGCAAGCAATATATGCATCTGATAAAAGGAGTGAGAAAGCTAGTGGGAGAATCTGATAAAAGGAGTGAGAAAGCTAGTGGTCGTGGGTTGGTTTTGGCCTGCTGGGCCTGCTAGGCTATGCTTATTTCAGTTTTGCATGGTCTGCACGTTGTAACGTTACAACGTTACAACATTATAGCGTGTGTAGCGCGCTAATTACGTGATTAGCGCCGTAGCGTCTGATTTTGTCAAAACGTAACGTCTCCCTTCCAAATATGCTATAACCGTGTTATAACAGCGAAATAGCGTGCTATTTAAAATATTGATCTCACACCGTAGGTACCTAGCTCGATCTGAAAAAAAAGGGGGATAAAACGTTGAACAAATCGCACTCCTTGTCCAGTGAATCATGTCCTCCGTCACCTAAACATGCCAGCTTCAAAGCATGATCATTCAATTAGTGATTAGCAACACTTCCCACCAAAGAACAAATCTTAAAAAATTGAGAACATGGCAGTAGCCAGAATGGCACGCTCACAGCTAGATGTTGCATTAGCATCCATTAAAAAATGGCTTGAGCATGCAACACCACCGGACCACAACCACACCGCTGGTTCTTGCTGCCAATTGCTGACTATGATATGCTGCCTCGTCTCGTGGACAGCGGACACACTAAAATATGCCCTAAACATCAGACGACTTTGCGTAATAATCGCTATGCTTCTGCCAATCTCGATCCATGGCAGACAGCATCTTGCAAATGAAATGGAATGATTCCTTGTGTCTAATAGTCGAACACTCTGGCTTGTACGCCTTTTTGGTATAAATAGACATCAGAAGAACGGTAGACACATCAAACCAAAAGTCGCTCTTTCTTTCTTCTCTCTTCAACCACAATACAGAGAAAGGTTTCAAGATCAGAAATGGCCTTCCACCTAAGATCGATAAGTTTGCCATCAAGGCCTCAGGCCAACGAGACTGAAGTCGAGCAAGAGGTGTTGAGCCTAGAGGCAAGCATCTCTTCTTCGACTACCACCATCGGTACCATGTGTGCCGGTCTGAGGAGGCTCGGCGACATCTACAATGGTGTTGAAGAGATTATTGGCCTGCCAAGCAACCAGGTTGGCAAGATGTTGGATTCAGAGATTGAAGGCTCTCTCGAGCTGCTAGATCTCTACAGCACCATGCAAGAGATCTTCGTCGAGATGAAGGCCATCATCCAAGAGCTACAGGTAGCTCTAAGAAAAGGAGATGATGCAACTGCTCAAGCCAAGATCCAGTCTTATGTTCGTTTGGTGAAGACGGCCAAGAAACATTTCAAGAAGAGCGCGAAGAAGGCTAATGCTGTTTCTGCGGCTTGCAAGGTGGTCATGCTATTGACCAAAGCTAGAGAGGTTTCTGTGTCTCTGTTGGAGTCCACAGTCCATCTCTTGTCAAAGGAAATCAGAATGCCAAAACAGTCTCTTGTCTCCAAGGCATTTCACAAGAAGAAGACAGTTGTCTGCCAGGAGGAGCAATTGCAGGAGTTAGAGTGTAGTATTGGAGATCTCGAGAATGGGGCGGGACATCTGTTCAGGAAATTAATCCAGATCAGAGTTTCTCTCTTGGACATTCTTAGCTCATAGATACTCCAAGTCACTCTACACCCTGTGATTGGCATCCACCTTTTTGAGGATTAGCCGGTCTTCATACAATTTTGCCATATGTATATACAGTAGAAATGTACAGAAACTTATAGAAAGAAAAAGCAAAGTTTTGATCTATTTCATGTCTTGTGATCTCTTAAATACTTCCTCTCGATGTCCTTGGGTAGTGGATCATGTTCCTTGTGTGCCAGGTCAAAGCAGCGACGCCtaaggttgttattagcagaaaaATAAATCTAATTACTAAGATTACCCACCAGGCCACCACCACCACATGGCTGTACAGTCTGGCCCTGCAATTTAAATATTTATAGTTTTAGGATGGATATATGGTACAAATTCCAAACTTTTGAACTGAAACATAAAGATGTTCAATCTCCATATCGTTTAAACTTGTCGTAGTGGACAACATTGCAAATCCAGAAGCCCAAAATATTCTACAACCATCTCAATTCCAGCTTGTTCTTGGGAATAATAAAATACTAACATTAATTTCGGCTAGATTTACTAGCGCAAACATGTCCAAGAAAATAATAGCAGCCGATATTTTGTAAGCTAATACAATAGCTGCACGCTGCACATAGACAAAAACCGAGACATGGAAGGAACCTCTATGGACACCTTAAGTTTCTCATGCTTTGTTTCTAGGAGATATATGGGTTGGCGATAAATTTTGACAAGAATGAGGTTTCAGTTATAGGTTATTCTAACCAGGAGAGGTCGACCATTGCTAACCTATTCAATTGCCGCCTTGGTTCATTCCTGATCTCCTATCTTGGCCTTCCTCTGAGCGACTCGAGAATTCTCATGAAGGACCTTCGTCCTATAGTGTATCGTGTCCAACATAGGGTGGATTCATGGCAGGACACTCGCAATATTTTGATCTCTTTATTCGCTTTTCTTTGGACCTCAAATAACTTGCAGGAACATCGCAATAAACCCCTAcaagagacaaagatcacttcatgTGCTCGCTATGGGATCGATACTCTTATTTCAATAAAACTACAACTAAACTCTGTGCACTTGCAGGACATCAAGCTTTTTCTGACGCTATCGCCAGGGAGCTAAGTGCTTTTGGCCTTTGTTTTAAGTTTCAGTTTATTTTGTGTACTTAGTTATTATTACACTTGGCACCGCTGTACCAAGTTGGCTGGACAGTTTATGTGAGGGTGGAGAGTGACCTCCAGGCTAGGAAGTTTGAACTCTTATTGGCCATTCAAAACCTTGGATGCGAGGGTGGATAATGGTGGCCTCAATCCTGAGGAGTGGATGGAACAGTATCGACTGGAGGACAACCCCGTCTCCTTGTTCTGGAATGACGAGATCTACTCACTTCTTAGGGGCCGTTTAACTTGGACTCTGAGGGTGATTCCAATATGCATGCTTCCAGGACACTGCTAACAGCCGTAGACACCGTTGCTCGATTGCGGTGCTTTGTGAGGGTCCCAAGCTCTTGCAAGATAAGGAGGCAATTCGGCTGCATGTTGACGGCTTCTGTAAGGCCCTCTTCTGCAGCCACCCTAGGAGTGGGGTGAGCCTCCAACCTAACACTTGGTCGACTGCTGCTAGGGTGTCTGGGACGGAAGACACAACCCTCTTGATCCCATTCTCCTCGGAGGAGAAGACACAACCCTCTTGATCCCATTCTCCTCGGAGGAGGTAGAGACGGTGATCAAGTCAATGAGGCCGGACTCGGCGCCGGGTCTAGACGGCTTATTGGTCCGGTTTTTTATGAAATTATGGAAGATCATCGAAGGATTGGTGATGACCATTTTCAGATATTTCTATTTAGGGGTGCTTGACAGAACTTGGCTAAattattgtgttgtttcgtttatcCCCAAGATTGTGGGGGTAACGAACATTTGCCAGTTTAGGCCTTTTACAATCATTAACGTCATTTTCCGTAATCTTTCTAGACGCCGGTGGTTGCTAGGATTACCCACCCGAATCCAGTCGGCCTCAATAGTTGCTAGGATTACCCACCCGAATCAGTCGGCCATATTAAGGTGGCCTGATCCATGATGGGCTTCTAGCTCCCCCGGAATTCATTCACAAAGTTAAGACTAAATGCCAAAAGGCGATCTTCTTCAAAATTGACTGCCATAAAACTTATGATACACCTAGTTGGGACTTCCTTAGGGAAGTCCTTCAGCGCAATGGTTTCGATGACCGTTGTATCACTAAGATCAATGAGCTGGTCAGTAGTGGGAGCACGGTCATAACATCAATGGCGAGGCGGGACCCCTCTTAAGCCCTCGAGGGGCACGAGTCAGGGTGACCTGTTCTCCCTGTCATTGTTTAACCTTGCAGTGGATGCCCTTGCAGCTATTCTAGATGCGGCTAAGTCGGCAGGCCATTTGCGAGGGGTCACTCCCCATTTGATTGCTGGAGGTGGCGTTTCGCATCTTCAATATGCGGACGATGCCATCCTTATGGTGGAAGGAACCTCTATGCACACCTTAAgtttctcctgctttgtttcctagAGATGTAGGGTTGGCGATAAATTTCGACAAGACCGAGGTTTCAGTTATGGGTTTTTCTAACCAGGAGAGGTCGACCATTGCTAACCTATTAAATTGTTGTCTTGGTTCATTCCTGATCTCCTATCTTGGCCATCATCCTATAGTGGATCGTGTCCAACATCGGGTGGATCCATGGCATGGTAAACTTTGCTCCAAGGCTGGCAAGTCGGCTCTCATCAACTCCTCCATGGCTAGCCTCCTGATGTTTGTAATGGGCTTATTCCTGTTTCCTGAGGGCTCTCACTTGGACATTGCTATATATTAgtccagattcttttggcaagggtaAGCTAATAAGCAGAAGTACCATATGGTCAAGTGGCCGGACATTTATGCCTAAGGACCAGGGGGTCTAGGTATCATGTCTACTCGACACATGAATATTTGCATTATGACCAAATGGATCTGGAGGATTGTCTCAGATGATTTGGTCTCTGGTTAAACCTTATCAAGGCCAAATATTTGCAGGGGCAATCATTTGCCACTTGTCCACGTACTAAAGCTTCTCAGTTTTGGCAAGCTATTCAACTTGGGGCTAGGGTGCAGGTGGGCTCTGGGTCTGACACCTTGTTCTGGCTTGATCTGTGGCTGGGTGACCGTCTGCTACACGATCAATTTCCAGCCCTTTTCTCCATTGCATCTCAGCAAGATATTTCAGTTGCCTCGGCGATTCTGATAGTGCGGGGAACCTCTCGCTCCGTGGCTCATTGGGACCTGCCAAGCTGGAGGAGTGGACCTGCCAAGCTGGGTGGTCTGACAGATCTCTCACTCTCCAATTGGCCAAATGTTACGATGTAGATGTTGGAACCCTCGAGTAAATtttccaccaaaccatgtattataAACTGGTGGGCGAGCAGGGGCCGGAGGAAATGTCTGAGCTCTGGAAGGTGCGTCTCCCTCCACACATCAAAACCTTCCTCTGGCAGCTTATCCGAGGTAGACATCCTTCCGGAGATCAAGTGCTGAAACACAATGGACCTAGGGATGGGCAGTGCCCTCTCTACGAGGTGGTGGAGGACATGAACCATCTCTCCTTCATGAGTGTCTCCAGCCAGTTTCTTTGGAGCTGCGTCCCAAAAGTTTGGGGCAATGGGTCGTGCTTTATATACAAACCGGggaaaagcctttttcggtaaacttCCCTGTCGTTTATCAGAGTATTGCCTCCTGCAATGGCCAGACCTGGAGGTTGCTGTGGATGACCTTCAGGACCATGGCTTGGTCCTTTGGGGCATTAGAAATAAgctttttttttgaaacgaggcaaaagctttgccttatATTGATAAAGAAGGAGCAAGAACAACAGCAAGGTGGGAATGGCTTAGGCCATcccaaaggaaaaggaaaaaacaaaaacaacaaaCAGATCAGCCCACAAGATCCGCCAGGTTTTTTGCTCCCGCTAGAGTCCAATCTTTTGCTGCCTCTCTTATCTTGTGCATGACCACCACCGGCAGAGAGGATTTCTTGTTGAAGACTCTCTCATTTCTTTCCTTCCAGATTTCCCAGGTGATGAGCATGATAGCCGTTTTTAGACCCTTGGGAGAGGAAGAGGGCGACCTAGCTAAGGCCTGCCAGTAGTCCACCACCTTGGGGCGACCAGAGCCCATGCTAAGCAGTAATTCCGGGCAGGAGAGCCAGGATGCCGCCGCGGACCAGATCCTCTTGGAGTAACGGCATTCAAAGAGCATGTGTCTCGCCGTCTCAGGGGAGCACCGGCATAGCTGACAGGAGGGCTGGTGTGGCCATCCACGTTTGGCCAGGCGATCCGCGGTCCAGAGGCAATTTTGGACGGCGAGCCAAGCGAAGAAGCGGCATTTGGGAGGCGCCCACGTTTTCCAGACAATCGAGCCGAAGGAGCAAGGCAGCGCGGTCATGAACTGCGCCTTATAGGCGGAGCTCGCAGAGTAGCATCCATTTGGGGAGAGGGTCCAGATGATGGAATCTTCAATATCTGGGGAGAGCTGGATATCTGAGATGAGATCCCATAGCTGGACGAACTGACCAATGTGCTCTGCCGTGAAGGCCTCCACCGCAATATCCGCTACCCAGGTATGATCAGTAAGGGCATCATGGACCGTTCGGTTTTTCCTCCTCGAAGCTTTGAAGATCAGAGGTGCCATATCTTTCGGTGGCTTGCCGTCAAGCCATGAGGAAGACCAAAAGGAGGCCTTCTTGCCATCCCCGATAGTAACACGAGTCGCGGCGTTGAAGAGCTGTCTATCTGAGGCATCGTTAGGAGTTTCAAAACCTACCCAAGGTTTTTCAGGAGCCTTCCATTCGTCCCAAAGCCAGCGAAGTCTAAGGGCGCGGGAGAACCTTTCCAAATCTAGGATCCCCAATCCACCAAGCTCCTTAGGGCGGCAGACCTTCTGCCAGTTGACCTTGCATTTCCCACCGCTGACAGATTCCTTGCAGTCCCATAGCATACCGCGACAGATCTTGGCCATAGCCCTTAGGAAGCCTTTATCCACTTTGATAGCGGTCAGGAGGAAGATCGGCATGGAAGAAAGGACAGATTTCACATAAGTGCAGCACCCCGCCCGATTTAGGAATCTTCCTTTCAGAGGGTTCAACCTTGACGCAGCTTTATCAATGTATGGCTGAAGGTCGGTCCTTCTGAGTCTACCAAGCGACAAGGGCAACCCCAAATACTTGAGAGGGAACTGGGTGATAGCCGCCGAGAAGTTTGCCAGAACTGCGGTGAGGTCAACATCGGAGCAGCGAATTGGGGCAATAGAGCTCTTAGCCACATTGGTCACCATGCCCGTAACCTCCCCGAAGCCTTGAAGAATATTTGCCAGGCAGGATATATCCTGCACCGAAGGGGCAATGAAGATGGCAGCATCATCAGCGTAAAGAGAGATCCGAGGATGTTGTGAACCTCCAGGACTTTCGCATCATCAGCGTAAAGAAATAAGCTTTTCATGGAGCATATACACCTCGCTCGGGCCAGTGACGTTATATACAAAAATTGTGTGGTTTTATGCAGCTATAGAAGTCCCCGAGCAAAAGGCGCGACTGGCCGACCATCGACGCGCTTACAAGGAATTCCAAGGTGCTGGTTTCTCGTCTTCTTATCGCTGCCTATCCCCGAGTCGTTTATTGTTAGTGGGCTTGTTGTGCTGCTGCCCCCAACCTGAACTTGTCGTTTTTGTTTTTTGTGCACCTATGTGTTGTGGTACTTTCAGACTTTGTTTCATGGTTATGGCTTTATCTATAATATAAAGCGGGTCGAAAGACTATTTCGATAAAATTGGAACGGCCATGCGAGAAAATAAACTTCCCATGAAGTGTCCAATCACCGGGGGATACTCGACAGTCCGACACCCCCTTCAAAGATCCAAACTCCCGGAGGTACATGATGAACTCATCTCAAAGGTGCTAGGCAAAAGGATAGCTCATTTATGCCGAGAAGGAGTGGCATGCAAATTACTTAGAGGTACGAGACCTAACAGAGTAAGCTTTGGCAGTGAGCTTGGCAGAAACAACTAAATTCCAGCTTGGATATACTGGATGTATACAGCTCGGGAGCGCCAGACCTATAGTGGACCATAGGCAGGAGCAAACTGAGAATGCTCGGATGTGCTGGATAAAAATAACTCGGAGGTACCGGAGTTAATAGAGATGGGGATGAAATGTAGAGAAGCTCGGAGGTGCTAAGAAAGATATTCGACACTTTTGGACGAGACTTATCCAAAAAGGCTTTTCGCCCTGTTTTATATACAAAGCAACCACCAGAGACAAGGTCCAACAAGTCTAACAAGGTTCATGTCACACACAACGCACACACACAAGGTAGCACaacaggttctgctgagggcacagctcaacaaaccctagaaaaagaaaagagagagacaTATGCGGCACATGCGGCATGCGCGGCACCAAAGTCTAGTCCGGCTCGGGCGGTGGAGGAGGAAGCGGCGGCGCCAAGCGGAGAGCCATCGCGCGAAGGTTGTTGATGAGGATGTCGATGGTGTCTCGGTTCTcatggcggctaagcggccgccaaagttgCAAATAACCAGAATTTTGTAGATAGCATCAATAGCATGTCGCAGGGGGACCCATTGGATGACAAGTTTATTGCAGACCGTCCACAAGGTCCAGGCCAGGACCCCTATagccagccacctaatgtggcgaagcGGGGGCGGGGAGGTAAGTATTTCCGCAAATAGGTCGGGGAAATTGGTGTGGCACCAATTACCCCcagtactagggaaaaccttatacacagaatcttaccagcagcgtgcACGGCTTaaaataaggcgctactgctacttagcagtagcgcgcgtacTCAAACCGCGCTACTAATacccacatagcagtagcgcgctaggaAAAAACGGCACTACTACTAATATTGTCACGACGTTGCCGACagactaggtatagtagtagcgcctgtTTTGTAAATGCACTACTGCTATTGAACTTAGCAACAACGCTTTTCGCCAACACTCGCTGCTGCTAAGTTTAGTCCACTCGTTGCAACTAAGTTTAGTCCCTTCTCGCTCCGTGgagagggtgtttaccaccttaaatacgttacttctcaaaccatcacaaccacttggtcttcattgaattcTATGTGTAgaatctgtggctgcaataggaatcttcgccggttcttaaaccAGGGAAGATTCTTATTaacaatttagattctacacaaaaagaacattcatgaccaatgtatttttgatttttttacatgcttagccttagcttagcagtagcgcgttttgcagaaggcgctactgctacaggcatagcagtagcgtgtctCTAGttcaaagcgctactgctatggagtTTCGCAGTAGGGCTTTATcctaacacgcgctactgctatatgccaCCTATCTTCCCCAACCGGCCGCCCCCACTCTCCCTCTCCACTCTCACTCTCCCCCACACCCCCCGTTCCCCGACCACCGTCGtcgcccgccaccgccgccacNNNNNNNNNNNNNNNNNNNNNNNNNNNNNNNNNNNNNNNNNNNNNNNNNNNNNNNNNNNNNNNNNNNNNNNNNNNNNNNNNNNNNNNNNNNNNNNNNNNNNNNNNNNNNNNNNNNNNNNNNNNNNNNNNNNNNNNNNNNNNNNNNNNNNNNNNNNNNNNNNNNNNNNNNNNNNNNNNNNNNNNNNNNNNNNNNNNNNNNNNNNNNNNNNNNNNNNNNNNNNNNNNNNNNNNNNNNNNNNNNNNNNNNNNNNTCCACTCTGTTTTTActgtttttttactgtttttagtaagtgtttaatagaaatagtttatttaggAAGTGCTTaacagaactagttgaattagtaagaaaattagttattcttatttatagtaagtgcttagttgaactagtttatttttagtaagatattTTAGGTATatcagatttgatgatctaattaaaattttactatagaactagtttatttttagtaagaaagttaatagaactagtttatttttagtaagtgcttagttgaactagttgaattaataaaactagttgaatttatgtcattatcactttatcatcaaagaatgctatatgagatttgatgatctaattaaaattttactcggTGAAATATGCAGACTTTGTAGAGTCATGTCTCCTTGGAGGATCATCATCCGAGCTACCTCTTACTTCCTCTACACCCAAgtcggtgagctaaaagtccacctcctccttctccactcctcggtgttgaatagagtagaactagggtatttagttatgCTTCTTAACCAAATGAAATGTTCGGGTTATAACATATATTGCAATGTTTTTGTCaatattgaaccattgaaatgcaatgagcaccagtttatgctcatgtgtgaagtgttgattcatttccgagtggcctatgttttgctagagtgttgattcatttccgttccggcaaatttcaagcgctcgatatgtcctattttagcaaatgtcatgctggatttttccatgaatttaagcatgacttgtgctagaatatgtaggaaatatcgagtgcctcggatttgctagaaagataattaaacgacatttcgagttgactttaagtctgtcggaggtccatacatgacagtcaaaaaatctgtgagggagagtctccatcatatatgagagaagaagaatgtcgactgttgtcgtgggggccacttttccttcttttccttgtgctagaactttgttatgcact
It contains:
- the LOC119338000 gene encoding uncharacterized protein LOC119338000, with translation MAFHLRSISLPSRPQANETEVEQEVLSLEASISSSTTTIGTMCAGLRRLGDIYNGVEEIIGLPSNQVGKMLDSEIEGSLELLDLYSTMQEIFVEMKAIIQELQVALRKGDDATAQAKIQSYVRLVKTAKKHFKKSAKKANAVSAACKVVMLLTKAREVSVSLLESTVHLLSKEIRMPKQSLVSKAFHKKKTVVCQEEQLQELECSIGDLENGAGHLFRKLIQIRVSLLDILSS